The Methanothrix sp. genomic sequence GCATAGCGGTTGTGCACAACGGGATAATCGAGAACTATCTCGAGCTCAGGGAGCAGCTCAGGGACAGGGGGTATGTCTTCGCATCGGAGACCGACAGCGAGGTTCTGGCGCACCTCATCAATTACTACTACAATGGGGAGACAAACGGGGAGCTTGCAGCATCGGTCTCGAGAGCCCTGAAGGATGTCAGAGGATCCTACGCAATAGTTGTCATGGCCTCTGGTATTCCGTACCTCGTATGCGCGAGAAAGGACAGCCCGCTGGTGATAGGGATCGGCGGATCCTCGAACTACATCGCCTCTGATGTCCCTGCGTTACTGCCGTACACGCGCGACGTAATAAGGCTCAGGGATGGGGAGATAGCGGTAGTTCACAGGGATAAGATCGAGATAATGGATATCTCGGGAGCGGTGCGTGAGCCAGCGGTTGAGCGCATCACATGGGACGCGGATGCTGCGGAGCGCGGCGGCTACCCTCACTTCATGCTCAAGGAGATCCACGAGCAGCCAAGGGCGGTTCAGGAGACGCTCGCAGGCAGGATCTCTGAGATGGAGGGCGACGTCAGGCTCGACCTGGGGCTCAACCAGTGGGAGATACAGACCCTGCAGAGGGTATCGATACTTGCGTGCGGCACATCATACCACGCAGGCCTTCTGGCACGCTACTTCTTCCCTCGCACTGCTGGCCTGCCCGTCGATGTTGAGGTCGCGTCTGAGTTCCAGCACATGCAGCTCCGCCCCGGAACGCTCCTGGTGGCGATATCGCAGTCCGGGGAGACCGCGGACACGCTCATGGCGCTCAAGAAGGCGAAGACATGTGGCGTCAAGAGCCTGGCGATAACCAATGTAGTCGGGAGCTCGATAACAGAGATCGTCGATGCCACGATATACACAAGATGCGGCCCTGAGATCGGGGTAGCGGCCACGAAGACGTTTGTCGGGCAGCTCGTTGCGCTGTTTCTTCTTGGGATCAGGCTTGGCCGGGCCAGAAACCACCTGCTTCCGGAGCAGGGCAGGAGACTGCTCGGAGAGCTCTCGCGCCTGCCAGGGCTCATACAGGCCG encodes the following:
- the glmS gene encoding glutamine--fructose-6-phosphate transaminase (isomerizing), translating into MCGIVAYIGTEKAGPILFDTLKRLEYRGYDSAGIAVSSNGSMEVLKAAGRISDLEIVYRSMGEPGGSMGIGHTRWATHGRPSDENAHPHTSGSIAVVHNGIIENYLELREQLRDRGYVFASETDSEVLAHLINYYYNGETNGELAASVSRALKDVRGSYAIVVMASGIPYLVCARKDSPLVIGIGGSSNYIASDVPALLPYTRDVIRLRDGEIAVVHRDKIEIMDISGAVREPAVERITWDADAAERGGYPHFMLKEIHEQPRAVQETLAGRISEMEGDVRLDLGLNQWEIQTLQRVSILACGTSYHAGLLARYFFPRTAGLPVDVEVASEFQHMQLRPGTLLVAISQSGETADTLMALKKAKTCGVKSLAITNVVGSSITEIVDATIYTRCGPEIGVAATKTFVGQLVALFLLGIRLGRARNHLLPEQGRRLLGELSRLPGLIQAVLERRDQIREIAQRFSGADIYFFIGRDILYPIALEGALKMKEIAYIPAEGYPAGELKHGPLALITEGTPVVAFATCGEKIYSNMKEVRARGGEVIAFAGEGDREAAEITDTVVELPHTLPVFSAVLCTVGAQLLAYYTAQILGRDIDKPRNLAKSVTVE